From Rhodovibrio salinarum DSM 9154:
GACCCCGCACAGGTCGATTTCGTGCAGCAGTTCGGCACCAAGGTATACTACGGCGATGCCGCGCGCCCAGACCTGCTGCGTGCTGCCGGCGCGGACGAGGCCGATGCGCTGGTCGTCGCGGTCGACGATACTGAGATCGCGGTGCGCACGGTCGAGGTCGCCAAGACCAGCTTCCCCAATCTCAAGGTCTACGCCCGCGCGCGCGACCGCCGGCACGCCTACAAGCTGATGGAGGCGGGGGCCGACCTGGTGATGCGGGAGACCTTCCATTCGGCGCTGGAGACGACGCGCAGTCTGCTGGTCGGCCTGGGTCTGAGCGAGAAGGAGAGCCGGCGCCTGGTCGAGACCTTCCAACGCCACGACGAGGCGCGTCTTGCCAACGACTACCAGCACCACACCGACGAGGAACGCCTGATCTACCTCGCCCGTCAGTCGGCGGAAGAGCTGGAAGACCTGTTCCGTCGCGACGCCGAGGAAGATGTCCTGGAAACCGCCCGCGACCGCAAGGCGGGGTAGGGCGGTCTTGTCGCCCCAGAAGGGTGCTTAGCTGAGCAGCAGCGCATCGCTGTCGAGGGATTCGCCGCGGACCTGGGCGAAGCGGTCGATCAGGTCGTCGACGCCGAGCGCCGCGCGGTCCTGGCCGGCGACGTCGAGGGCGATCTTGCCTTCGTGCAGCATCACAGTGCGGCTGCCGAAGTCGAGCGCCTGGCGCATCGAGTGGGTCACCATGAGCGTTGTCAGCTGCTGCTGCTCGACCAGTTGGTGGGTGAGGTTGAGCACGAAGTCGCTCATCCGGGGGTCGAGCGCGGCCGTGTGCTCGTCCAGGAGCAGGATCTTGGCCGGGCGCAGGGTCGCCATCAGCAGGCTGACGGCCTGCCGTTGTCCGCCGGAGAGCAGCCCCATCCGGTCGCCCAAACGGTTCTCCAGCCCCAGGCCGAGCTGCGCCAGCTGCTCGCGAAATTCCACCCGGCGGTTGCGGCCGAGGGCGAGGCTGGGACGCCGGGCGCCGCCGCGTGCGGCGGCGATCGCCAGGTTTTCCTCGATCGTCAGCCCCTCGCAGGTACCCAGCATCGGGTCCTGGAAGACGCGCGCGACCAACTTGGCGCGTTTGGACGCGGGCCAGGGGGTGACGTCGGTCTCGTCGATCAGCACGCGCCCGCTGGTGAGCGGCGCCTCGCCGGACAGCGCGTTCAGCAGGGTCGACTTGCCGGCGCCGTTGGAACCGATCACCGAGACGAACTGGCCGCGTGGAATCTCCAGGTTCATGCCGGCGAGTGCGACGTTCTCCAGCGGTGTGCCGGCGGAAAAGACGACCCGGCCGTGCTCCAGGCGGATCATGACGGCGCTCCCTGGCCGCGCTTTTTCATCAAGGCCTTCACCGGGTTGCGGGCACCCGGCAGGATCAGCGCGATCGTGACCAGCACAGCCGTCAGCAGGTTGAGGTCACCCGGGTTCATGCCGATGAATTCGGCGTTGAGCGCGAACTGCACGGCGAAGCGGTAGATCACCGAGCCGACGATGCAGGCGACGACCGCCATCACCACGCCCTTGGGCCGCAGGATCGCCTCGCCCGCGATCACGGCGGCCAGGCCGACCACGATCGTGCCGGTGCCCATGGTGATGTCGGCGAAGCCGTTCATCTGCGCGAACAGCGCGCCGGCGAGGCCGACCAGCGCGTTCGACAGCGCCATGCCGAAGTAGGTCATCGCCGCCGTCGGCACGCCCTGCGCGCGGGCCATCCGCGGGTTGGCGCCGGCCGCGCGCATGCCGAGTCCGCTGTCGGTCAGCAGGTACCAGGCGACCAGCGCGCCCACGAGCGCGACCACGACGAAGCCGAAGATCGGCTTGATCGTGCCGCCGGACAGGCCGAACAGCTCGAACGGGCTGATCACCGTCGGCTCCATGATGATCGCCAGGTTCGGCTTCCCCATGACCCGCAGGTTGATCGAGTAGAGCGCCGTCATGGTCAGGATGCTGGCCAAGAGGTGCAGGATACCGAAGCGGATGTTGAGAAACGCCGTCACCAGCCCGGACAGCCCACCGGCCACCACAGCCAGCAGGGTGGCGAGGTAGGGATCGATGCCTCCAAGAATACCTGCCGCGGCGACGGCCGCGCCGAGCGGGAAGGAGCCATCGACGGTCAAATCGGGGAAGTTCAGCACCCGGAAGGAGATGAACACGCCGATTGCGACCAGGCCATAGACCAGGCCGATTTCCAGCGCGCCCAGAGCGGCGACGAGCGACATGCGGAAAGGCTATCTTCAGCGTTTGTGGGGTGGGGCGGTGCCAACGCCCCCAGCCTGTCCCGCTCCGCCTGAGGGAGGCGAAAGGGGCAAGCTGGGGGCGATGGTTGGGCGGATGGGCTTATTCCTCGACGACTTCGTCGGCGCGGTCCATCACGGCTTGCGGGATCTCGAGCCCCATGCGCTTGGCGGATGCCGGGTTCACCGCGAGCTGCGTCTTCTGGACGCTCTCGACCGGAATCTCGGACGGCGCCTCGCCTTCCAGGATACGCACCACGATCCGGCCGGTCTGGCGGCCCAGATCGTAGTAGTCGAAGCCCAGCGCCATCGCCGCGCCCCGCGGGACCGAGGCGGTGTCGGCGGCGAAGATCGGCAGGTCGTTGTCCATGCCGACCTTGATCGCGCTTTCCAGCGCCGAGATGATCGTGTTGTCGGTCGGGATATAGACGGCGTCTGCCTTGCCCACGAGGTTGCGCGTGGCCGACAGCACGCCGGAGGACTTCGGCGAGACGCTTTCGACGATGTTGAAGTCGTATTCCGGGCCGTACTGCTTCAGCAGTTCCAGGATCTTGACCGAGTTCGCCTCGCCCGGGTTGTAGAGCACGCCGACCGTCTTGGCCTCCGGCATGACCTCGCGGATCAGCTCCAGCTGGCGCTTGACCGGCGACAGATCGCTCACGCCGGTGACGCGGCCCTTGGGGTTGTCCGGGTCTCCGACCAGCCGGGCGGCCACGGGGTCGGTGACGGCGGAGAACACCACCGGAACCGCGTCGGTCGCCGACAGCACGGCCTGGGCGCTGGGGGTCGAGATCGGGACGATCACGTCGTGGTTCTCGCCAGCGAACTGCCGGGCGATCTGGGAGGCGATCGCCGGATTGCCCTGCGCGGTTTCGTAGGTGAACGCGAGGTTTTCGCCCGGCACGTAGCCTTGGGCTTCCAGTTCGTCGCGCACGCCGTCGCGCACGGCGTCGAGCGCCGGATGTTCGACGATCGCGGTGACCGCGACGGATTTCTCCTGCGCGTTCGCCGGTACGCCGGCCAGCACCAGCGGTGCGGCGAGCGCGGCCATCGCCAACGCGAAACGACGGATCGACATGACAGGTTGCCTCCCCTTGAAAACAGGTCGCTTGTCGGACATGCGCCACCCAAAGCGCGCCGGACCATGCGCCAGGGCGCACGGGCGGTCAAGCGGGTGCTGCCGCGACATTGCCGGCGCGCTAGAGCAACCCCTTGGTTTTGAAGCTGGTGTGGCCCGAGCGGGTGATGATGACGTGGTCGTGGACGCTGATGCCCAGCCGCTTGGCGGCCTCGGCGACATCGCGGGTCATCTGGATGTCGGCCTTGCTGGGCGTGGGGTCGCCGGAAGGGTGGTTGTGCACCAGAATCAGCGCGCTGGCGCCCAGCTCAAGCGCGCGCTTGACCACCTCGCGCGGGTAGACGGGCGTATGGTCGACCGTGCCCTTGCCCTGCGCCTCGTCGGCGATCAGGCGGTTGCGCCGGTCCAGGAACAGGAGGCGGAACTGCTCGACCTTCTGCTCTGCCATCTGGATGCGGACGTAGGCGAGCAGCTTGTCCCAGGAGGAGATTACCGGCCGTTCCATCGCCTGTTCGCGGGCCATGCGGCCGGCCGCCTCGCGGGTCGCCATCAGACCGGCGACCGCCCCGTCGCCCAGGCCTTTGACCGTCTTCAACTCGGCTGGCCCAGCCGCGAGCACGGCGGCTAGGCTGCCGAAGCGCTGCAGCAGGGCTTTCGCCAGCGGCTTGGTGTCGCCGCGCGGATTGCCCGCGAACAGCAGCACCTCCAACACCTCGTAATCCGCCAACGCTTCGCCGCCCTTGTCGAGCAGGCGCTGACGCAGGCGCTCCCGGTGGCCGTGGTAGTGCGGCTTAGCGTCGCTGGACTTGGGTGCGGCGGCCGCATCCTCCGGCGCGCGCGATCCCGTCTCCTCGCGTCTGGAGCCGCGCGCGCTCATGGCCGAAAGGCGCCCCCTCAAGGCGTGTGTTGGATCTCCCGCCTAATCTTCGGAGGTGTAGGGCGGTTTGTCCAAGCCTTTCGGCGAATAGGTGAACACCTCGCAGCCGTCCTTGGTCACGCCAAGCGAATGCTCGAACTGCGCCGACAGGGACTTGTCGCGGGTGACTGCGGTCCAGCCGTCCTCCAGCACCTTCACGTCGGGCTTGCCGGCGTTGATCATTGGTTCGATCGTGAAGATCATCCCCTCGCGCAGCGTCATCCCGGTGCCGGGCTGACCATAGTGCAGCACGGTGGGTGCGGCGTGGAAGACCTGGCCCAGGCCGTGGCCGCAGAAGTCGCGGACGACCGAAAAGCGGTGCGCCTCGGCGTGGGACTGGATGGCGTGGCCGATGTCGCCCAGCGTCGCGCCCGGCTTGACCACCTCGATCCCACGCATCAGGCAGTCGTAGGTGACGTCGCATAGCTTGCGCGCCTTCACCGACGGCTCGCCCGCCCAGAACATCCGGCTGCTGTCACCGTGCCAGCCGTCCAGGATGACGGTGATGTCGATGTTCAGGATGTCGCCCTTGGCGAGTTTCTTCTTCTCGTTCGGGATGCCGTGGCAGATCACCCGGTTCACGGATGTGCAGGTCGCCTTGGGGAAGCCGCGGTAGTTCAGCGGAGCCGGCGTGGCGCCATGGTCGTTGATGAACTCGTGGCACAGCCGGTCCAACTCGCCGGTGCTCACGCCCGGCTGGACGTAGGGGGCAATCATATCGAGCGTTTCGGCGGCCAGCCGGCCGGCCTTGCGCATGCCCTCGAACGCGTCCTCGCCGTGCAGCGGTACGCGCCGCTTGTCGTCGGCCATTACGGATCTGGATTCGTCTCGGCTCATCTTGATGCTCGGATGTGACTGCAGCTGCTTCGGTCGCGCGCTCGGCGGCGCGGGAGGTCGGACGACGCGTCCGTCAGGCGGCGATCGGACGCCGCGGCATGCTTGTCGCTTGCGCGCGGACGGGCAAGTGCGCGACCTTGACCGGACATAGCGATGCAGCCGCGCGCGGACAAGCCGCAATGCGTTTGCCTGCCGTGCGCCGCGCGCATGCAACAGCTACAGCTGCGCCCGTCTGACCACAGAAGTCAAGGACTCGCCATGACGCTCCGCCGTGCCGCCCCGTGCCGCCCGTTGCTGGCTGCCGTGTTGGTGCTGGGCCTTGCCGGCTGTTCCGGCGGGGCCGACGATCCGTTCAATTTCGGCCCGGTGTTCTCCAGCCCCACGGGGCCGCAGGAGCGGGGAGTCTGGGTGAAGGCGGACGCCGGTCCGCAAGCGCGTGAGGCGGCGATCGACGAATGCCGAACGGTGGCCCGGGCGCAGATTGAGCGTGACCGCCAGATCGACCGCGACCAGCAGGTCGGCTCCGCGACTGTGGGCGTCGACCAGCCAGGGGCGGACCTGACCCGGCAGTTGCGCGACTACAGCCAGGACAACCGTCAGCGCCGGCTGTTCCAGGACTGCATGCGCGACAAGGGCTGGCGGCTCGACTGATTCCCAGCGATCCCAAAGATCGCCCGTCAACGAGGATGCTCGCATGACCCCGTCTGTCAGCGGTTCTGCGTCCGATACCGTTACCGCCGCGCTCGTCATCATCGGCGACGAGATTCTCTCCGGACGCACCCACGACAAGAACTTGCCCTACCTGGGCCGTCGGCTGAATGAGCTGGGCGTGCGTCTGTCAGAGGTGCGGGTCGTGCCCGACGACCGCGCGGCGATCGTCGAGGCGGTCAACGCCCTGCGTGCCAAGCATCAGTACCTGTTCACCACCGGCGGGATCGGCCCCACCCACGACGACATCACGGCCGAATGTATCGCCGAGGCGCTGGACCGCCGTTTGATTGAGCATCCGGACGCTCGCGCGATTCTGGACGCCCGCTACGGGCCCGAGGGGCTGACTCCCGGGCGGTTGCGCATGGCCCGCACGCCCGAGGGCGCACAGATCGTGGAGAACCCGGTCAGTAAGGTGCCCGGCTTCAAGATCGGCAACGTCTACGTGCTTGCCGGTATTCCGGAGGTGATGCAGGGCATGTTCGAGTCCCTGGCGCACGAGCTGGTCGGCGGGGCGCCTTTGCTCAGTACCACCGTCGTGGCTGCCCTGCCCGAGGGGGATCTGGCGCAACCGCTGGGTGCGCTGCAGGCGCGCTATCCGGATGTCGGCATGGGCTCATATCCTTTCTTCGGCCAGCACCGCTATGGCGCCAGCCTGGTGTTGCGCGCCACCGATCGGGACCGGCTGCTGGCGGCCAAGGCGGAATTGGTCGAGATGGTGCGCGCGATGGGGGCCGAGCCGGAGGTCGGTGACGATCCGGTCTGAAAGCATCCCCACGCGGGCTGGTCGCACCTCCCAGGCGGTCTTAGATTGATCGGTATGCGTAAGCTGCTTGCCCGACTGGTGCCGAAGGATCGTCCGGAGTACGAGGGCGTGCGCTTTCTCGCGCACCACATGGTCGGTGGTGTGCTCGGCGCCGTGGTGTTCTTCGCCCTGATCATGGCCTACGACCTCGCCAACTTGCGCGCGTTGATGTTCAACACCCGCGACGGTTGGGTGGCAGCGGCTCTGCTTTTGTTCGGGCTGGTGGTAACCTTTGGCTCAGTCGCGATGGGGATTGCCGTGATGCTGCTGGGCCGCGACCGGAACTAAGCGCGCTATTGCAATCCGTCGGTCCCACGTAGGGGGTAGCCCTGCCAAAACGACAACGACGGCAGTGGCACGAGCGCCCGATTTTAACCTTTCGCTTTTTACTATGTCTTAATGCGCGGTGTTGGAGTTTTGTTTAGCAACTTTTTCTGAGGGTTCGCGTATGATTCCCGCTCCCCGCCCGCATGACGAGACCGCTCGCCTGCGCGCCTTACGCGCGCATATCGACATCCAGAATGCTCGCGACGACGGTGTTCAGGCGGTAGCGGAAATGGCG
This genomic window contains:
- a CDS encoding ABC transporter ATP-binding protein: MIRLEHGRVVFSAGTPLENVALAGMNLEIPRGQFVSVIGSNGAGKSTLLNALSGEAPLTSGRVLIDETDVTPWPASKRAKLVARVFQDPMLGTCEGLTIEENLAIAAARGGARRPSLALGRNRRVEFREQLAQLGLGLENRLGDRMGLLSGGQRQAVSLLMATLRPAKILLLDEHTAALDPRMSDFVLNLTHQLVEQQQLTTLMVTHSMRQALDFGSRTVMLHEGKIALDVAGQDRAALGVDDLIDRFAQVRGESLDSDALLLS
- a CDS encoding ABC transporter permease, whose product is MSLVAALGALEIGLVYGLVAIGVFISFRVLNFPDLTVDGSFPLGAAVAAAGILGGIDPYLATLLAVVAGGLSGLVTAFLNIRFGILHLLASILTMTALYSINLRVMGKPNLAIIMEPTVISPFELFGLSGGTIKPIFGFVVVALVGALVAWYLLTDSGLGMRAAGANPRMARAQGVPTAAMTYFGMALSNALVGLAGALFAQMNGFADITMGTGTIVVGLAAVIAGEAILRPKGVVMAVVACIVGSVIYRFAVQFALNAEFIGMNPGDLNLLTAVLVTIALILPGARNPVKALMKKRGQGAPS
- a CDS encoding ABC transporter substrate-binding protein translates to MSIRRFALAMAALAAPLVLAGVPANAQEKSVAVTAIVEHPALDAVRDGVRDELEAQGYVPGENLAFTYETAQGNPAIASQIARQFAGENHDVIVPISTPSAQAVLSATDAVPVVFSAVTDPVAARLVGDPDNPKGRVTGVSDLSPVKRQLELIREVMPEAKTVGVLYNPGEANSVKILELLKQYGPEYDFNIVESVSPKSSGVLSATRNLVGKADAVYIPTDNTIISALESAIKVGMDNDLPIFAADTASVPRGAAMALGFDYYDLGRQTGRIVVRILEGEAPSEIPVESVQKTQLAVNPASAKRMGLEIPQAVMDRADEVVEE
- the radC gene encoding RadC family protein; translation: MSARGSRREETGSRAPEDAAAAPKSSDAKPHYHGHRERLRQRLLDKGGEALADYEVLEVLLFAGNPRGDTKPLAKALLQRFGSLAAVLAAGPAELKTVKGLGDGAVAGLMATREAAGRMAREQAMERPVISSWDKLLAYVRIQMAEQKVEQFRLLFLDRRNRLIADEAQGKGTVDHTPVYPREVVKRALELGASALILVHNHPSGDPTPSKADIQMTRDVAEAAKRLGISVHDHVIITRSGHTSFKTKGLL
- the map gene encoding type I methionyl aminopeptidase, with protein sequence MADDKRRVPLHGEDAFEGMRKAGRLAAETLDMIAPYVQPGVSTGELDRLCHEFINDHGATPAPLNYRGFPKATCTSVNRVICHGIPNEKKKLAKGDILNIDITVILDGWHGDSSRMFWAGEPSVKARKLCDVTYDCLMRGIEVVKPGATLGDIGHAIQSHAEAHRFSVVRDFCGHGLGQVFHAAPTVLHYGQPGTGMTLREGMIFTIEPMINAGKPDVKVLEDGWTAVTRDKSLSAQFEHSLGVTKDGCEVFTYSPKGLDKPPYTSED
- a CDS encoding competence/damage-inducible protein A, coding for MTPSVSGSASDTVTAALVIIGDEILSGRTHDKNLPYLGRRLNELGVRLSEVRVVPDDRAAIVEAVNALRAKHQYLFTTGGIGPTHDDITAECIAEALDRRLIEHPDARAILDARYGPEGLTPGRLRMARTPEGAQIVENPVSKVPGFKIGNVYVLAGIPEVMQGMFESLAHELVGGAPLLSTTVVAALPEGDLAQPLGALQARYPDVGMGSYPFFGQHRYGASLVLRATDRDRLLAAKAELVEMVRAMGAEPEVGDDPV